A stretch of Brassica napus cultivar Da-Ae chromosome C6, Da-Ae, whole genome shotgun sequence DNA encodes these proteins:
- the LOC106428234 gene encoding aspartyl protease family protein 2, whose amino-acid sequence MLSKQSFILCLVFFSITAFSGDSRALAGNNEQKKNISGFSGFDFPNPMRFGSVSSSTSDDCGFSSPEKEPTKETTRENKNKTVKFHLKRRQATTKQETDKTTKTNPVLELQIKDLTRIQMLHIRVLEKKNQNTVSKPHKQNKKNKKKEAVTSPVKEEKPRQLVATLESGMSLGSGEYFMDVLVGSPPKHFSLILDTGSDLNWIQCLPCYDCFQQNGAFYDPTTSTSFKNITCNDPRCNLVSSPDPPKPCKSDNQPCPYYYWYGDSSNTTGDFAVETFTVNLTTNGGSSELYNVENMMFGCGHWNRGLFHGAAGLLGLGRGPLSFSSQLQSLYGHSFSYCLVDRNSDANVSSKLIFGEDKDLLSHPNLNFTSFVAAKENLVETFYYVQIKSILVAGHVTNIPEETWNISSDGGGGTIIDSGTTLSYFAEPAYELIKNKIAEEVKGKYPVYRDFPVLDPCFNVSGVDNVQLPELGIEFADGAVWNFPTENSYIWLNEDLVCLAILGTPKSAFSIIGNYQQQNFHVLYDTKRSRLGFAPTKCADV is encoded by the coding sequence ATGTTGTCCAAGCAAAGTTTCATTCTTTGTCTTGTTTTCTTCTCCATCACAGCCTTTTCCGGCGACTCCAGAGCCCTCGCCGGGAACAATGAGCAGAAGAAGAACATCTCCGGCTTTTCCGGGTTTGACTTCCCGAATCCGATGCGCTTCggttctgtttcttcttccaCAAGCGACGACTGCGGTTTCTCTTCCCCGGAGAAAGAACCCACCAAGGAAACGAccagagaaaacaaaaacaagacgGTGAAGTTTCACTTAAAGCGCCGACAGGCAACGACCAAGCAAGAAACAGACAagacaacaaaaacaaatccaGTTCTTGAGCTCCAAATCAAAGATCTCACAAGGATCCAGATGCTTCACATAAGAGtcttggagaagaagaaccAAAACACTGTCTCCAAACCTCACAAACagaacaagaagaacaagaagaaggaagCTGTCACCTCTCCGGTGAAGGAGGAGAAGCCTCGTCAGCTCGTGGCTACACTAGAGTCCGGTATGTCTCTCGGTTCAGGAGAGTACTTCATGGACGTGTTGGTCGGTTCACCACCAAAACACTTCTCCTTGATCCTCGACACAGGAAGCGACCTAAACTGGATCCAATGCTTGCCTTGCTACGACTGCTTCCAACAAAACGGTGCGTTTTACGACCCAACAACTTCTACCTCTTTCAAGAACATAACTTGCAACGACCCAAGATGTAACCTAGTCTCTTCACCCGACCCTCCAAAGCCCTGCAAATCAGATAACCAACCGTGTCCTTATTACTACTGGTACGGAGACAGCTCCAACACTACCGGAGACTTCGCCGTCGAGACTTTCACCGTTAACCTCACCACCAACGGAGGGAGCTCGGAGCTGTACAACGTTGAGAACATGATGTTTGGTTGTGGTCATTGGAACAGAGGTCTCTTCCACGGTGCTGCAGGGTTGCTTGGTTTAGGAAGAGGGCCGCTTTCGTTCTCGTCTCAGCTTCAGTCTCTTTATGGACACTCCTTCTCTTACTGCCTTGTCGATAGAAACAGCGACGCAAACGTTAGCAGCAAGCTGATATTCGGTGAAGACAAGGACTTGCTAAGCCACCCGAATCTGAACTTCACTTCTTTCGTCGCTGCCAAAGAGAATCTCGTGGAAACATTCTACTACGTACAGATCAAGTCCATACTTGTCGCGGGGCACGTGACGAACATACCTGAAGAAACATGGAACATCTCATCAGACGGTGGTGGAGGAACCATCATTGATTCAGGTACAACGTTGAGTTACTTCGCTGAGCCTGCGTATGAACTCATCAAGAACAAGATTGCTGAGGAAGTGAAAGGGAAGTACCCTGTGTATAGAGACTTCCCTGTCTTAGACCCTTGTTTCAACGTCTCTGGTGTAGATAACGTTCAGCTTCCGGAGCTTGGGATTGAGTTTGCAGACGGTGCTGTTTGGAACTTCCCCACAGAGAACTCTTACATATGGTTGAATGAGGATTTGGTTTGCTTGGCGATTCTTGGAACTCCAAAGTCAGCGTTTTCCATTATTGGAAACTATCAGCAGCAGAACTTTCATGTACTGTATGATACCAAGAGGTCAAGACTCGGATTTGCACCTACAAAGTGTGCAGATGTATAA
- the LOC106428233 gene encoding tobamovirus multiplication protein 1 isoform X1 produces MTITRTLFESKTDKCYAPSFVAVNLCLALIDGALALIAFLQLSRFHRRDKRVGWTRQKVLHLMIGSSNTGSLVYFVAAVIATCTRWHHWSNPFGFLLMAFPKILFLATFLLLLSFWVDVCHQGNGEEEDDDDEESSIQQVFLEKSKSKPGSSSASDRRKCCSFHGIHVGTRQKFVVAAVVLVFILMISFAILIWIASGDNSADPSLLAEVYVDIFASILLITGGGLCFYGMRLLFNLRKVRSEQVSSEMRKVSGLAGVSVVCFSVSSLIALLTHIPLFYHWNPNKLHGINALVLLIIYYFIGSTLPLAFVLWVLRELPPQNIVSRQEEQTRITYVNYDTVPRQPPQQWTSTTVSKNQVSKASPI; encoded by the exons ATGACGATCACAAGAACGCTTTTCGAATCGAAGACGGACAAATGCTACGCTCCGAGCTTCGTCGCCGTCAATCTCTGTCTTGCTTTAATCGATGGCGCTCTCGCTCTCATCGCATTCCTTCAG ttaagtcggtTTCACAGGCGGGATAAACGAGTTGGATGGACACGCCAAAAG GTGCTTCATCTTATGATTGGCTCCTCAAACACTG GTTCTCTTGTTTATTTTGTGGCTGCGGTTATAGCAACTTGCACAAGGTGGCATCATTGGTCCAACCCATTCGGTTTTCTGCTTATgg CGTTTCCCAAGATTCTGTTTCTTGCAACCTTTCTCCTGCTTCTCTCTTTCTG ggTAGATGTTTGCCATCAgggaaatggagaggaagaggATGACGATGATGAAGAAAGTAGCATCCAGCAAGTGTTTCTCGAGAAAAGCAAGAGTAAACCAGGTTCTTCCAGTGCAAGTGATCGCAGAAAGTGTTGCTCTTTCCATGGGATTCATGTTGGCACCCGACAGAAGTTTGTTGTCGCC GCGGTTGTTCTTGTGTTCATCTTAATGATATCATTTGCAATCCTTATCTGGATTGCTTCCGGAGATAATTCTGCTGATCCTTCATTATTGGCTGAG GTGTATGTAGATATTTTCGCTTCAATACTCCTAATCACTGGAGGAGGACTATGCTTCTATG GTATGCGTCTGCTTTTTAACCTAAGGAAGGTCCGGTCTGAACAAGTTTCATCAGAGATGCGAAAG GTATCCGGTTTAGCAGGCGTCTCAGTTGTATGTTTCTCCGTGAGCTCTTTAATCGCTCTTCTCACACACATTCCG CTCTTCTATCATTGGAACCCAAACAAGTTACACGGCATCAATGCTTTGGTTCTTCTGATCATATACTATTTCATAG GTTCGACCTTACCATTGGCTTTCGTTTTATGGGTGTTGCGGGAGTTACCCCCTCAAAACATTGTGAGTAGACAAGAAGAACAAACAAGAATCACTTATGTCAACTACGATACTGTTCCAAGGCAGCCTCCTCAGCAGTGGACCTCCACAACCGTTTCAAAAAATCAG GTTTCTAAGGCAAGTCCAATATGA
- the LOC106428233 gene encoding tobamovirus multiplication protein 1 isoform X2, translating to MALSLSSHSFRFILAANFLHFQLSRFHRRDKRVGWTRQKVLHLMIGSSNTGSLVYFVAAVIATCTRWHHWSNPFGFLLMAFPKILFLATFLLLLSFWVDVCHQGNGEEEDDDDEESSIQQVFLEKSKSKPGSSSASDRRKCCSFHGIHVGTRQKFVVAAVVLVFILMISFAILIWIASGDNSADPSLLAEVYVDIFASILLITGGGLCFYGMRLLFNLRKVRSEQVSSEMRKVSGLAGVSVVCFSVSSLIALLTHIPLFYHWNPNKLHGINALVLLIIYYFIGSTLPLAFVLWVLRELPPQNIVSRQEEQTRITYVNYDTVPRQPPQQWTSTTVSKNQVSKASPI from the exons ATGGCGCTCTCGCTCTCATCGCATTCCTTCAG ATTTATCTTGGCTGCCAACTTCTTacactttcagttaagtcggtTTCACAGGCGGGATAAACGAGTTGGATGGACACGCCAAAAG GTGCTTCATCTTATGATTGGCTCCTCAAACACTG GTTCTCTTGTTTATTTTGTGGCTGCGGTTATAGCAACTTGCACAAGGTGGCATCATTGGTCCAACCCATTCGGTTTTCTGCTTATgg CGTTTCCCAAGATTCTGTTTCTTGCAACCTTTCTCCTGCTTCTCTCTTTCTG ggTAGATGTTTGCCATCAgggaaatggagaggaagaggATGACGATGATGAAGAAAGTAGCATCCAGCAAGTGTTTCTCGAGAAAAGCAAGAGTAAACCAGGTTCTTCCAGTGCAAGTGATCGCAGAAAGTGTTGCTCTTTCCATGGGATTCATGTTGGCACCCGACAGAAGTTTGTTGTCGCC GCGGTTGTTCTTGTGTTCATCTTAATGATATCATTTGCAATCCTTATCTGGATTGCTTCCGGAGATAATTCTGCTGATCCTTCATTATTGGCTGAG GTGTATGTAGATATTTTCGCTTCAATACTCCTAATCACTGGAGGAGGACTATGCTTCTATG GTATGCGTCTGCTTTTTAACCTAAGGAAGGTCCGGTCTGAACAAGTTTCATCAGAGATGCGAAAG GTATCCGGTTTAGCAGGCGTCTCAGTTGTATGTTTCTCCGTGAGCTCTTTAATCGCTCTTCTCACACACATTCCG CTCTTCTATCATTGGAACCCAAACAAGTTACACGGCATCAATGCTTTGGTTCTTCTGATCATATACTATTTCATAG GTTCGACCTTACCATTGGCTTTCGTTTTATGGGTGTTGCGGGAGTTACCCCCTCAAAACATTGTGAGTAGACAAGAAGAACAAACAAGAATCACTTATGTCAACTACGATACTGTTCCAAGGCAGCCTCCTCAGCAGTGGACCTCCACAACCGTTTCAAAAAATCAG GTTTCTAAGGCAAGTCCAATATGA
- the LOC106428221 gene encoding putative callose synthase 6, which translates to MEASSSGTAELPRSLSRRAAPSRATTMMIDRPNEDASAMDSELVPSSLASIAPILRVANEIEKDNPRVAYLCRFHAFEKAHRMDDTSSGRGVRQFKTYLLHRLEKEEEETKPQLAKSDPREIQAYYQNFYEKYIKEGETSRKPEEMARLYQIASVLYDVLKTVVPSPKVDYETRRYAEEVERKRDRYEHYNILPLYAVGTKPAIVELPEVKAAFSAVRNVRNLPKRRVHLPSNAPDEMRKARSRRFNDILEWLASEFGFQRGSVANQREHIILLLANADIRNRTDEEYDGLKSSTVTELMDKTFKNYYSWCKYLHREPNLKFPPDCDEQQLQLIYISLYLLIWGEASNVRFMPECICYIFHHMANDVYGILFSNVEAVSGEAYETGEIIDEETFLRNVITPIYQVIRNEARRNKGGTGSHSQWRNYDDLNEYFWSRKCFKIGWPLDPNADFFQNSDESTPQNERLNQVTYGKRKPKTNFVEVRTFWNLFRDFDRMWIFFVMAFQAMVIVGWNGSGSLGEIFDKDIFKKVLTIFITSAYLTLLQAALDIILTFNAWKNFKLSQILRYLLKLAVAAMWAVLLPIAYSKSVQRPSGVVKFFSTWTGDWKDKSFYNYAVSFYVLPNILSAFLFLIPPFRRVMECSDMRIIKLIMWWSQPKLYVGRGMHEDMLSLFKYTSFWIMLLISKLSFNYYVEILPLIKPTKMIMNLHIRNYQWHEFFPHANNNVGVVIAVWAPIVLVYLMDAQIWYAIFSTLFGGIHGAFSHLGEIRTLGMLRSRFESIPIAFSRTLMPTEDANRKHADDYGDQKKITNFSQVWNEFIISMRREDKISDRDRDLLLVPSSSGDVSVIQWPPFLLASKIPIAVKMAKDFKGKEDAELFRKVTSDNYMHYAVTESYETLKKIISALLEDNADRRVMNQVFSEVDMSIQKQRFIYDFRMSGLTLLSDKLEKFLSILLSDYEDEGTYKSQLINVFQDVIEIITQDLLVNGHEIVEKARIHSPDIKNEKKEQRFEKINIHLIQDKRWREKVVRLHLLLSVKESAINVPQNLEARRRITFFANSLFMNMPNAPRIRDMLSFSVLTPYYKEDVLYSEEELNKENEDGISILFYLQKIYPDEWTNFLDRLNDPKLLEKDKSEFLREWVSYRGQTLARTVRGMMYYRQALELQCYQEVAGENAKFSLHQAMASNDEHQKAFLERAKALADLKFTYVVSCQVYGNQKKSGDIHNRSCYTNILQLMLKYPSLRVAYVDEREETADAKSPKVFYSVLLKGGAKFDEEIYRIKLPGPPAEIGEGKPENQNHAIIFTRGEALQTIDMNQDNYFEEAFKLRNVLEEFKKERVGRRKPTILGLREHIFTGSVSSLAWFMSNQESSFVTIGQRILANPLRVRFHYGHPDIFDRIFHITRGGVSKASKVINLSEDIFGGFNSTLRGGYVTHHEYIQVGKGRDVGLNPISIFEAKVANGNGEQTLSRDVYRLGHRFDFYRMLSFYFTTIGFYFSSMLTVITVYAFLYGRMYMVMSGAEKEILRLATPNQLAALEQALATQSIFQLGFLMVLPMVMEIGLEEGFRSAIVDFFIMQLQLASVFFTFQLGTKSHYYGRTILHGGSKYRPTGRGFVVFHAKFAENYRLYSRSHFVKGLELLLLLIVYQVYGHSYRSSNLYLYITVSMWFMVGSWLFAPFIFNPSGFEWQKTVDDWTDWKRWLDDRGGIGIPVDKSWESWWSVEQEYLKHTNIRGRILEITLALRFFIYQYGIVYQLNISQNSKSFLVYGLSWVVLLTSLLVLKMVSMGRRKFGTDFQLMFRILKALLFLGFLSVMTVLFVVCELTLTDLSASILAFLPTGWAILLIGQVLRSPIKALGIWDSVKELGRAYEKIMGLVIFAPIAVLSWFPIVSEFQARLLFNQAFSRGLQISMILAGRKDKAASSYK; encoded by the exons ATGGAAGCTAGTTCAAGCGGAACCGCAGAGTTGCCTCGCTCTCTGTCCAGAAGGGCTGCTCCTTCTCGTGCAACCACTATGATGATTGATAGACCAAACGAAGATGCAAGCGCCATGGATAGCGagcttgttccttcttctcTCGCTTCTATTGCTCCTATTCTTCGTGTTGCTAATGAAATCGAGAAGGATAATCCTCGAGTTGCTTATCTCT GTCGCTTCCATGCGTTTGAGAAGGCTCATAGGATGGATGATACATCAAGTGGACGTGGTGTTCGCCAGTTTAAGACCTATCTTCTACATAGGCTAGAGAag gaagaagaggaaacaaagCCTCAGCTTGCAAAAAGCGATCCTAGAGAGATTCAGGCATACTACCAAAACTTCTATGAGAAGTATATCAAAGAAGGAGAAACATCAAGAAAACC AGAAGAGATGGCAAGGCTTTATCAAATCGCTTCCGTGTTGTATGATGTTCTGAAGACTGTTGTACCTTCTCCTAAAGTGGATTATGAG ACACGTAGATATGCGGAAGAAGTTGAAAGGAAGAGGGATAGATATGAACACTACAACATTCTTCCTTTGTATGCTGTAGGGACTAAACCAGCTATTGTGGAACTTCCTGAG GTCAAGGCTGCATTCAGTGCGGTTCGTAACGTGCGCAACCTTCCTAAACGAAGAGTTCATTTGCCATCTAATGCACCTGATGAAATGCGCAAGGCTAGAAGTAGACGTTTCAATGACATACTTGAATGGCTTGCTTCTGAGTTTGGGTTTCAG AGAGGGAGTGTGGCGAATCAGAGGGAGCACATCATATTGCTTCTTGCTAATGCTGATATTAGAAACAGAACTGATGAAGAATATGATGGG TTGAAATCAAGCACAGTCACCGAGTTGATGGACAAAACGTTTAAAAACTATTACTCATGGTGTAAATATTTGCACCGTGAGCCTAATCTCAA GTTTCCACCAGACTGTGATGAACAACAGCTGCAGCTTATCTATATTTCTCTGTACCTTTTAATATGGGGTGAAGCCTCAAATGTTAGATTCATGCCTGAGTGTATCTGCTATATTTTTCACCAT ATGGCAAATGATGTCTATGGGATTCTGTTTAGCAATGTTGAAGCTGTAAGTGGTGAGGCATATGAAACAGGAGAAATAATTGATGAAGAAACATTTCTGAGAAATGTTATAACTCCTATCTATCAAGTCATACGCAAT GAAGCAAGAAGGAACAAGGGGGGCACAGGAAGCCATTCACAATGGAGAAACTATGATGATCTGAATGAATACTTTTG GTCTAGAAAATGCTTCAAGATAGGATGGCCTCTGGACCCTAATGCAGATTTTTTCCAAAACTCTGATGAGTCAACTCCACAGAACGAG AGGCTGAATCAAGTCACTTACGGGAAGAGAAAGCCTAAGACCAACTTTGTTGAAGTCCGCACATTCTGGAACCTCTTCAGAGATTTTGATCGAATGTGGATATTCTTTGTCATGGCTTTTCAG GCTATGGTAATAGTAGGATGGAATGGTTCTGGATCTCTGGGTGAAATTTTTGACAAGGATATCTTCAAGAAAGTGTTAACCATCTTCATTACTTCAGCATATCTGACTCTTTTACAAG CTGCATTGGATATCATCCTTACTTTCAATGCCTGGAAGAATTTCAAATTGTCTCAGATACTGCGTTACCTTCTGAAACTGGCTGTAGCAGCTATGTGGGCGGTGTTGCTCCCAATTGCTTACTCAAAGTCTGTCCAACGCCCAAGTGGAGTTGTGAAGTTCTTCAGCACTTGGACTGgagattggaaggacaagtctTTTTATAACTATGCAGTTTCATTCTACGTGTTACCAAACATACTATCTGCGTTCTTGTTCCTCATTCCACCGTTCAGGAGAGTCATGGAGTGTTCAGACATGAGAATTATCAAGCTTATCATGTGGTGGTCTCAG CCAAAACTATACGTTGGAAGAGGTATGCATGAGGACATGCTCTCTCTTTTCAA GTATACCTCCTTCTGGATTATGCTACTGATCAGCAAGCTTTCTTTCAACTATTATGTGGAG ATACTACCTCTTATTAAACCAACAAAGATGATAATGAATTTGCACATCCGTAACTACCAGTGGCATGAGTTTTTCCCACATG CAAATAACAATGTTGGAGTGGTTATTGCTGTATGGGCTCCAATTGTACTG GTTTACCTGATGGATGCTCAAATATGGTACGCTATTTTTTCCACACTGTTTGGAGGCATACATGGGGCCTTCAGTCATTTGGGAGAA ATACGGACTCTTGGGATGTTGCGGTCTAGATTTGAGTCAATACCAATTGCCTTCAGCCGCACCCTCATGCCAACAGAAGATGCAAACAGAAAACATGCG GATGACTATGGGGACCAGAAAAAAATCACGAACTTCTCCCAAGTGTGGAACGAGTTCATAATCTCTATGAGACGTGAGGATAAGATTAGTGACAG AGATAGAGACTTGCTGCTCGTACCGTCTTCTTCTGGTGATGTATCTGTCATCCAATGGCCACCTTTCTTGCTTGCTAGTAAG ATTCCCATTGCTGTGAAAATGGCAAAAGATTTCAAGGGAAAAGAGGATGCTGAACTATTTAGAAAGGTTACAAGTGATAACTACATGCATTATGCTGTTACTGAGAGCTATGAAACATTGAAGAAGATCATCTCCGCTCTACTTGAAGATAACGCGGATAGAAG GGTGATGAATCAAGTATTTTCAGAAGTGGACATGAGCATACAGAAGCAGAGATTCATATATGATTTCAGGATGAGTGGATTAACACTCCTTAGTGATAAGTTGGAGAAGTTTCTAAGCATCTTG TTAAGTGACTATGAAGACGAGGGGACTTACAAGTCTCAGTTAATTAATGTCTTCCAGGATGTTATTGAAATCATCACTCAAGATCTCTTGGTTAATGGTCATGA AATTGTTGAAAAGGCTCGTATTCATTCTCCTGACATCAAGAATGAAAAAAAGGAACAGAGGTTTGAGAAGATTAATATTCATCTCATACAGGACAAACGTTGGAGGGAGAAG GTTGTTCGGCTTCATTTGCTCTTGTCTGTCAAAGAATCTGCAATAAATGTTCCTCAAAACTTGGAAGCTCGTCGCCGTATCACATTCTTTGCTAATTCTCTTTTCATGAATATGCCTAATGCTCCAAGAATACGAGATATGCTCTCGTTCAG TGTTTTAACTCCTTACTATAAAGAAGATGTTCTATATTCAGAGGAAGAGCTTAACAAGGAGAATGAAGATGGGATCTCAATACTGTTTTACCTACAAAAGATTTATCCTG ATGAGTGGACCAACTTTTTGGATCGGCTAAATGATCCTAAGCTTCTTGAGAAAGACAAGTCAGAGTTCCTTAGAGAGTGGGTATCTTACAGAGGTCAAACACTAGCTAGAACAG TTAGGGGTATGATGTACTATAGGCAGGCTCTGGAGCTTCAATGCTACCAGGAAGTTGCAGGGGAAAACG CCAAGTTCAGTCTACATCAGGCCATGGCATCCAATGATGAGCATCAGAAGGCTTTCCTGGAACGTGCTAAAGCTCTTGCAGATCTCAAGTTCACTTATGTTGTCTCTTGTCAGGTTTATGGGAACCAGAAAAAGTCTGGTGATATACACAACAGGAGCTGCTACACAAACATTCTGCAGCTCATGCTGAA ATATCCATCATTACGGGTTGCTTATGTTGATGAGAGGGAAGAGACAGCAGATGCTAAATCTCCTAAGGTCTTTTACTCTGTTCTTCTCAAAGGAGGTGCTAAGTTTGATGAG GAAATCTACCGTATCAAGCTTCCTGGTCCACCAGCTGAAATTGGCGAAGGAAAGCCTGAGAATCAAAACCATGCCATCATATTCACACGTGGTGAAGCGCTGCAAACTATAGATATGAATCAA GACAACTATTTTGAAGAAGCTTTCAAACTAAGAAATGTGTTGGAGGAGTTTAAAAAGGAGCGTGTTGGTAGACGCAAGCCAACCATTTTGGGTCTCAGAGAACATATATTTACCGGAAG TGTTTCTTCATTAGCTTGGTTCATGTCCAATCAAGAGAGTAGCTTCGTGACTATTGGCCAAAGAATCTTGGCAAATCCTCTGAG GGTCCGTTTCCATTATGGCCATCCTGACATATTCGACAGAATCTTTCACATAACAAGAGGTGGTGTGAGCAAGGCTTCTAAAGTGATAAACTTGAGTGAAGATATCTTTGGAG GGTTCAACTCAACTTTACGTGGTGGATACGTTACACATCATGAGTACATTCAAGTTGGAAAGGGACGAGATGTGGGGTTGAACCCTATCTCCATTTTTGAAGCTAAAGTAGCAAATGGGAATGGTGAGCAAACACTAAGTCGTGATGTTTACCGTTTAGGGCATAGGTTCGACTTTTACAGGATGCTCTCATTCTATTTCACGACCATTGGATTCTACTTCAGTAGCATG CTCACGGTGATCACGgtttatgcattcttgtatggacgtATGTACATGGTTATGAGTGGAGCAGAGAAAGAGATCTTAAGGCTCGCAACTCCGAATCAGCTAGCTGCTCTTGAGCAAGCTCTGGCTACACAGTCAATATTTCAGCTAGGGTTCTTGATGGTTTTGCCTATGGTAATGGAGATTGGTCTGGAGGAAGGTTTCCGCTCGGCTATTGTCGATTTCTTCATAATGCAGCTGCAACTAGCTTCCGTGTTCTTCACGTTCCAGCTTGGGACAAAGTCACATTACTACGGGAGAACAATCTTACACGGCGGGTCCAAATACAGACCAACGGGACGTGGCTTTGTTGTCTTCCACGCCAAGTTTGCTGAGAACTACAGGTTATACTCGAGAAGTCACTTTGTGAAGGGACTAGAGCTGCTTCTGTTGCTGATAGTTTATCAAGTCTATGGCCACTCATACCGGAGTTCAAACCTTTATCTGTACATAACAGTCTCCATGTGGTTCATGGTTGGCTCTTGGTTGTTTGCGCCGTTCATATTCAATCCTTCAGGGTTTGAGTGGCAAAAGACGGTTGATGATTGGACTGATTGGAAACGATGGTTGGATGATCGTGGTGGTATAGGTATCCCAGTTGATAAAAGCTGGGAATCTTGGTGGAGTGTAGAGCAAGAATATCTCAAACATACTAATATTAGAGGGAGGATCTTGGAGATCACACTTGCTCTTCGCTTCTTCATTTATCAGTATGGGATTGTTTACCAGCTCAATATCTCTCAGAACAGCAAAAGCTTTTTG GTTTATGGACTCTCTTGGGTGGTTTTGCTCACATCATTACTTGTTCTTAAG ATGGTATCTATGGGAAGAAGAAAATTTGGAACAGATTTTCAGCTAATGTTCAGGATTCTTAAGGCACTTCTCTTCCTAGGATTCTTGTCAGTCATGACAGTGTTGTTTGTTGTGTGTGAACTCACTCTCACTGATCTCTCTGCTTCCATTCTTGCTTTTCTTCCAACTGGTTGGGCCATTCTTCTG aTTGGGCAAGTACTGAGGTCACCTATCAAAGCTTTGGGGATTTGGGACTCGGTGAAGGAGCTGGGAAGAGCTTATGAGAAGATAATGGGACTTGTCATCTTTGCACCAATAGCTGTTCTGTCTTGGTTCCCTATTGTTTCTGAGTTCCAAGCTCGTCTTCTTTTCAACCAAGCTTTTAGCAGAGGCCTTCAGATCTCTATGATCCTCGCTGGTCGGAAAGACAAAGCAGCTTCTTCCTACAAGTAG